In Desulfuromonas thiophila, the DNA window CAGGCGGCGGAGATCGCATAGCAGTGCCCGGCACGGGCCTGTTGTGGAGGCGAAGATGTTGCCCTTGCTGAATGCCGACGGCCTGGTGCAGGCCAAAACCCGGATGGGATTGCGCATGGTGGCGCTGTACGGCCTGCTCTATGGCGCCTTTGTGCTGTTGCATATCTTCTGGCCGCAGCTGCCGGCGCGCCAGCTGGCCGGCCTGAGCCTTGGTTTGCTGCTGGGGCTGGTGTTGCTGCTGGTGTCCCTGCTGCTGGCGCTGCTCTACCATGTGCTGTGCTGCCGGTTGGAACGGCGTCACGCCGCCGGCGGGGAGCGGCCCTAGCCATGCTGGTGGAACAGTCGCGTCTGGCGGTGGCCCTGTTTCTGCTGATGGTCGCGGCGGTGGTCGGCCTGTCGATTCAGCTGGTCCGGCGCACCAGTTCACCCGCCGGCTATTTTGTTGCCGGTGGCCGCATCCACTGGGGGGTCAATGGTATCGCCTTTGTCGGCGACTATCTCTCGGCCGCGTCCTTTCTCGGTGTCAGCGGCCTGATCGCCACGGTCGGCTATGATGGCGTGCTCTACTCCGTTGGTTTTCTGTGCGGCTGGGTGGTGGCCCTGTTTCTGGTGGCCGAGCCCATGCGCCGGCTGGGCCGGTTGACCTTCACCGACGCCCTCGATGCCCGTTTCAACTGCCGGCCGTTGCGGCTGGTGGCGGCCAT includes these proteins:
- a CDS encoding DUF485 domain-containing protein, which gives rise to MLPLLNADGLVQAKTRMGLRMVALYGLLYGAFVLLHIFWPQLPARQLAGLSLGLLLGLVLLLVSLLLALLYHVLCCRLERRHAAGGERP